The genomic interval GGCAAATTATAGGGAAGATGATGTGGTAAAGGCAAGGCGTGTGAAGGATTTAGTGCTTAACGATTTATGGTAGGACAAAATTGATTATATTCTTGCCGTCACTACACCTATCTATGACATGATTAGAGCTTGTGATACAGATGCACCTTGTCTACATTTGGTGATTGATATGTGGGGTGAAATGATTGTAAAGGTGAAGGCAATTATTTATAAGCATGAAGAATTGAAACCAATTGAACCTAGTGACTTTTCCTCTTTTTATGACGTGGTTTATAATATTCTCATTGATCGCTGGAATAAAAACAATACTCCACTTCATTGTTTAGCACACTCCTTGAATCCGAGGTACTTAATTACACTATCTTGtttatcttttcattatatacatatattttatcCATCTTATATTCTAACCTTAATCTATTTTAGGTACTATAGTGAAGAATGACTTTTAGAGTCCCCTAATCGAGTGGCCCCACACCAAGATATCGAACTATCTCGAGAGAAGATGAAGTgttttaagaaatattttagTGACCCTGGGGATCGTGCAAAAGTGAACATAGAGTTTGCAAACTTTTCTACCAAATCTAGAGAGATTTCAGTGACCCTGATTCCATATCTCAAAGATGTATAATTGATCCTATAAGTTGGTGGGCCACTCATGGTGTCTATGCCCCAATGCTTCAACCAATTGCATTAAAAATACTCAAGCAACCTTCTTCCTCATCCTGTTGTGAGAGAAATTGGACCACATACTCTTTTATTAACTCTCTCGAAAGGAACAGTTGACACCTCAACGTGCATAAGATTTGGTATATATTCACAGCAATTTACGCCTTTTGTCAAGGGGTACTCCAGAATATTCAAGAGGAGAGACGAAAGCATGGGACATTGCTGGAGATAGTTTTGATTCTTTTGAAGATGTTGGTATGTTGGAAGTAGCCAATTTATCTTTAGATGAACCAGAGTTAGAGGCTGATGTTTTGGGAGATCATGGTGGTGGTGAAAGTGAtaatgatgttgatgatgatgatattaTGGTGATTTAAGATTTGAGTGTTTCaagtttttctattttctagtCTTTATGTTACTAATTTGGTTTGTACTAAGAACTTTGTGGTAGGACAAAGTGATAATATTTCAAGTTTCTGTAGTTTGTCTTTGTACTAAGAACTTTTATGTTATTAATTTGATATCTTATGTTTTGGACTACATTTTAGTATCTTTCTTTAtggttaaatttatatatatgaaaaaataaaaatgacgtATTCTTAGACGTAtccatatcttagttttttagaaattgacgaatcgccgtATCTATATCGCGTATCCATATCGGTGTCTATGCTTCATAGCCGTCGACATATCTGGTGTGTGCGGAAGGTTGGACTGCGATCGGATCTAATCGCCGAAAGTCGTCTGCACCTGGGAGGTCGACGGATCTGCTGCTTAAGTAGGGTTGGGCGTCGTTCAGATCTGGACGCCGAACTCCTTCTACACCCGGGAGATCGACAGCTCCGATAGGGTTCCATCCGCACACGATTGGAGCGTCGTCGACGTATCGGGGCTGGGTGCGTTCCTCCACGGCCGGCTGTGACTCAGTCTTTCCGCGATTCTCCTTGGCTGGGCACGACCCGATCTATCCGTCGACGGGTTGGATTGTCTGTCCGGCGGTACTCACTTGTTGAAGAAGACGAGGTAAGGCAGTCTCTAGGTACTGTTGGACAACTTCCTTAATCGTGTCAGCTATCTCAAAATTGATTGTCGAAGGAGACTCGTCAATGGTGGCTAGGGTTTCGTCGCCTTGCtttgataccatgatgaaaataaaagaggaaggagaaaagaaacaCACGAATAATTTATGTGGAAAACCCTAGGCCAGGGAGAAATAACAACGATCTAGACtagttttttattattcaagtaatatagaaatacaagaagactgctcaaataaatagacagaCAGGAAGCCCTAGACCCATAAGAGAATTACAAATAAGCCCCTAGGGCAAACCAACCCTTTTTCGacagaaaacataaaatacaactctattttctttgaatccattgttttcaaatttctatttttggATTGCAAACCAAACACAAAGAGGCTTTTAGGAGGTGTTTGGGGTAAGGAGTGGAATAGTAAGAAGTTATGAAATATAgggagttgtaaactcctatgACCCACCGTGTAAGGAGttcataaaatgtaaaattgatgtttttagTAGTGGGACCCACCAACTCCTTGGGCCAAACAAGGAGTGGAGTTCAAGAACTCCTATTTCCATACTCCTACTTTCCAACTCTTTGAGTCAAACACACTCTTATTGCCCTTGCCACGACATATTAAACATTTGATACTTTAATCAAAGACGAATGTACCCACGTTTGGAAAGGTTCCAATTATATACACAGAAGAAAAATTGTTTACCAGTGACATTAATAGCTCCACCACGTATTGCATTTAGAGAAAACCCACCACTGTAGCAGCAGagatcaagaactttctgacCCTCCGAAATTGTTGAGATAAAATGACGATTTTCACGCTGATCAGCATAAAAACCTGTTTTTTGGCCTTCAAGTGAAATGGCATAAAAAATGTCATTCTCCGTCACCTATCAGAATAAGGCATTTTCAATATCTCAAGTGATTTGCTGGAGACTTTATTGTATGTATTTGCAGGCAAAGCTGAACAGTATTATATAACTTCTGAAGTATCTTATACATTAACATGTATTAGGATACCTCCTAACAAGGACACACTCAAGACACACAGAGAACTCAAAAACactttaatataaaatatatagaaaTATACTGAAATATTATAGGAATAGTGACAGTAACACTCTCAACACATTCTAGAAGGCTGAGAAATCCTCTCCCAAGAGCCTATGTTCATCCCAAATTCTTCACACCTTTTTCTCTCAACCCACACCCTCTATTTATGACTAAAAATCCTAACAGACTTACTATCTAATTACTAATATGCCCCTCTAATAACCATACTAATACTCTCatgataattttattatttcccTAACTAGGGGCCTTACAACATGATACCCTCATTGCTTCTCTTGTTACAAAGAATTCCCACCAAGTAGAACACATTCCAGTGGGAAGATACGCAGAGGGGCTAAGGCTTACTAATATAGCAAAACTCTTGCCTCCTAGATTTCAAATCTTGATAGCCATTAATGATTATAAATGCATGTAAAATCAGTTTACTCATCAAAAGGAGTCATTTTTAACATTTAGTTACCATAAACATGACATAAATCCACATTCATGGAATTGGTGGTGAAGAATGAACAATTTTGTTTAACACTAACATAATGCATCAAATCATGATTCACTATTCATGACTCATGAGAGTCGTTACCCTCATGGAATCGAGCtgcttaattttgtttaaatagaGCAATGTCTAATGCAACTACATAAATAAAGAATGAATTCATTTACATTTGCCACGTAAAAGGATATTTAAGAACATTTCTTGAAACAATACAAAAGTTGCAGTAATTTGCTACCTTTGTTCTTTCAGGACAAGTAGACGGATTTGTGTCCTTTAATTCAGACGCGTCTATCCCTTCTTCTTTCAGAATGTCCATCGATGGTCTCCATTTCACATGATTGATTTCATCAATTTCACGGACACAATCCTCTATTTCAGCTTTGTACTTCTCCACCCAAGCAGCAGATGATGCTACCACTGCTAAATCTCCAAAGACATCGATAATTAGTCCTGACAGCctgcaaaaaataaataaataaaatagtaacaCATTTTGGATAAAGCTACTATAGTGTCTAGTACACAAACAACTAAGATTCAGAACCAAACATGAGAGAGATCAAGATGATAGTTTGGGCCTAGGGGAGCTTTTGCAAATGGTAGAAAGAAAGTCTTTACGGTCTAAGAGCCTCACACACCCCTCCCACTAAATTCATACACACACAGAAATAAACAGTTAGATGGGTTGGTTTGGAATGACTTTCCAAGCGTGCTTAAAGAAGGAAGTTCAATGGATGGTAGCTCTAAAGATTAGTCAAGTTTTACAGATATAGAATGCATAATGTATAAGACATGAGCATAATACTTGAGGTCGCTACCTGTCTCCTTCACTATTAACAAGACGATAAGCATTCGTACTGGCCGACGGAAGTCCCAAGTTCTTTCGTAATTCTCTAGCAGTATTTATCCTCGTTTCGATCATCTTCTCCATATTCAATGTGCACGAAGAGTCTCTGCATTGCATAAATTGGAATCTTAGCACCGTATAAAGAAGGTGATCTTCACCACAGAATTCAAGCATTGGTCAGTTCAATACCTAGCTGCCTCTTCTTCCAGCTGCATCAATCTAACAGAAAACATAGAAACTGAATTATACAAACCCCATCCTATAGGTTTTTCAGTCCCATCGGCTACCAGAACAACATCTCCAGTTTTTGGTGGTGGCCTTCCAATTATTCTATCAACAGCTCCACTGTACACCATTGGACTTCCATCTTTAAAAAGCTGTGCCTTCCCCTTTTTCAGCACAACCTTCGCCAAACCTACTAACCCCAAATGCAACACAATTTCAACCTAATTTTTCTATCGAACAGAACAAAACCTATCGCTCGACACAATCGACATTACCATATTTCAATTCTCATAGCTACTTAATTCCGGTAACCCATCAATATCATCAGTTCAAAAGCGCAATTAAGATGAAAAACTGCAGAATACATCGAATAACATGGATTTTGATGCACCCAGAAGCTAAAACGCTCGCTAACAGGTAGGTAACAAACATAAACGATTTGGGACAATTGACATTCGTTTTTCATCTCGCAGGTAAGAAATATAAATCGTACACCGACCTTTGGGGCAAGTAGAAGCAATTTCTTGGATTGTGGAGGCGGCCGGTGGGGAAGAGATGGCAAGAGACTTTAGCAGGCGGGATTGAAGGTGCTGCATGCTTCCGCGTTTGTTGATGAGGCGAAATGACTCCCTCTATTTTAACTCTTGAGCGGGAATTCAGATGACATTCAGTTCCAAACCCAATCTTTGTGCTTTGATAAGGTTAAATTGGAAGGTGATGtaataatttagattttttttttccgacCTTCTAACCCCAATATCGATAGATggttgaattttgttttttcttctttcttttttttttattaccttcCTCGCCTGTTTACGGTTGGACTTATAGACAAGTTTATAGTCTCTTTGGGTTAGTTGGTAGTCCCAACCGTTATTTGGTAGCTGTCTTTTTCGTCGTTTAGGTGAGGGTTTTTGTCCAACAATTGAATTAGGTTCAAGGGAAGGTCCTATTCTAAATCGGACTCAATCACCCTTTTTGCTCGTTAGCTCTGCGTCACTGTAACCCACCATTTTAACCTATCACTTTCTCTCGCTATTCATGTTGACAATAATTAGGTTTAAGGGAAGGTCCTACTCTGAGTCGGACTCGGTCACTCTTTTTGCTCGTTGGCTCCGCATCCACTGTAACCCACAGTTTTAATCTACCACTTTCTCCCGCTATTCATGTTGACAATAATTAGGTTCAAGGAAAAGTCCTACTCTGAGTCGGACAATCGCTCTTTTTGCTCGTTGGTTCCACGTCCACTGTAACCCACCATTTTAACCTATCACTTTCTCTCGTTATTCATGTTGACAATAATTGAGTTATGTTTTGTGTTATTCAACGGTTAATACATATACTCTAATTGGGAGAGTTGGGATAATTTTATAACATTACCATGTTGgtgaactcaaaaaaaaaaaaaatgaagcatGTGTTTATATGAGTGGTTTAACGaacttttttttcactttttaattataatgaatTATTGTGTATTTAGACCTTTAAACTTGAAATTTGTgtttatatagttttttaattttcaaaagtgttataatatgtcATCAAggtttttgttttatatttgataGGTCCTTTTTTAGATTTGTGTTAAATATGTCCAATTTGCATACACATCCTTTCAAATCGTTCTTctattttcttataaattaatattgtaTTAGACCTTCgtatgaataaaattaaagttGTGTTTGTTAAATGTTTTTAACATGGTTAGAAAGAGTTGTTTCACTTTTTCAACAACATAGAtactttgaaaatttaatttgatatcaaaCAATATGTTTAAGTTTGTTGAATTTGGAATGGCAGCAACTCGAATTTAAGTCAACTAGTTAAGGATATCAAATATATGTCTCCTATTTTTCTCAATTGGTGGattgaatatatatatcatatatttaaagataaataaatgtGTATCTCTCTTCCCTCGTTGATGAGAGCTTGTCTTGTTAGTCTGCCTCTCCCCTCAACATTCTAAATGTGGCTTTCTTCGATGGTGAAGTGGGTATCGATGCCATTGTTCGTGACAGGAgtggtaattttttatttactatgGAGAATCACTTCGTTTTTTATGGGTTTGGTGTAGCTCATTGGGGCCGACATTGTCCCGATTTGGGTCGAATCTGATTCCAAaattctttagaatcttttgtTTGGGAATTATACAAACAAGGTTTAGGCTTTCGTTAATGCAGTACAGGCTTTTCGTTATCGTGGTTCTGTTTATGGTTTCCTTTGGACCAACCACAAGAGTAATTTTGTTGTGCATGAGTTAGCTGCTCATGCTAAACATTTTCAGTTTTCAGCTAGATGGCTTGAAGATCATCTCATGGGTAGACCCTGCTCTTCTTACTAACTCTTTTGGTTCTTAAATTTTTGCCTTGGTTATTTTTATAGAATGTATACCAagagtttatttttaatttaatggtTTATGCGTCAATTACAATTTCAAAAGTCGATGGTTCGACTTCCAGTCCAATGTTAAACACATTTAAACATAAACAAGTGTGTgtgtcaaatgtctgttttaactcaatgtataagatacaaatTATCATAGCATATGTGAGGGTTGGATCTTCCAATTACAATTtttggatttaaaagaaaaaaatatatattctaaaGACAACTCGTTTAAAAACCCATCATCATTTTTGTCTCTATCTCTCTTCTATATTTAGccaaaaaaaacccaaaaccctACCCTTGTTAGGTTGCATCaattttaaccttaattttttatatttcatccaATTGGACTATGAACTTAAATAAGTATTGCAAATTTAACTAATGATAAAATTTTACCATCAATTAAACTTCCATTGACGTGTTTCGTGCTCACACGCAAAAAAGAAGATTGACCAATGCACAAATTAGTCTTTAAATAATTTTgcaaaaattcataaatttaagCCCAACTTGGTGAccgttttgttttttgttttttgtttttttttaaaaaattaagcatattttctcacaatttctcacaatgatttgtatttttcttttaagtacaatgatcaaattcttagtcaaattcaaaaaacaaaaaacaaaaaacaaaaaacaaaaaaaaaacaagtttttaaaagctaaggcctcgtttggtaaccattttatttttaaaataaagccTATTGAACTACTtctatttccaaattttttcatttgttatctactttttcaccaatggtataaaaaatcaaaccaaattttgataactaaaaaaaaaaaaagtagttttaaaaaaattgtttttggaatttggaatttggctaagaattcaaccattgtacttatgAAAGATACAAACTACGTAAGAAATGAggatgaaataggtttaatttttaaaaacaaaaacaaaaaataaaataattatcaaacggagtttatgtttttagttttcaattttgacttgattttttaaatcattaataaaaaatagataataaaggaaTAAATTTAAAGGCGTAAGTAATATATcgataaacttaatttaaagaaaaaataataaaaacaaaattaccaaATAGGACCATAATTAAAACGGCTATaatgttatttttctctatcTATTTCATTGAATTTGCGTCAATGCACCATAATCCATTTGACATAcaagagaaattttttttaatgatatttcGATTGATAATTTATTAGAGTGTTAaaaatattaacattttttaaaattttaaagtctactatgaatattataattaaaaaaaaaatagatgttcATTGTTTAGTGTTCCAAAGGTCATCATCACCATTCATATCGTTCATGTGCTTTGTAgtaattcatgtttggtgtccatgtaagtccacatcctacttgtgtctttgcctataaatagtggcctTTGGTGGATATTAAAATGATATACccattggtgagaaatccacaTCAAATTCCACTAAAATTTCCTATtgttcaattttataattttagtttttatttattattatattatattttttcatatttgtattCCCGTTGTGCTCTTCAATTTCATAACACTTTATCAACAGGAGCTCCTATCGTTTTTTCCGCTAAAGATAGGTCCTAAAGATATGTCgatttttctctctttgttataattaataaattaaatgctatttttgttagggttgatgccctaaagtctcgtgtcatgtagtttgtaaacagtatgtacgaacgcttgtgttgtataatatatgatatttacttcacatctagTTTTTTGCTaggttacttgttttatttgctttaccacaaaccaataaacataaaatccctggttatttgtatgtgactcaaacatgtatgtggtgacatataagtggatcatgtctcaagtgataaccaaaatggtctgtagtatatggatataggagggaaactttatcttggtaacgctatggatgcggcccgctttgtggaatgatcacaagtgttgtgacttgtcacggatggtctgatcctgatcattcatgttggggacatgcgagcgggggcgtcctatacatagagtttgtataagacctgaccacgaagtgtcaacgtctcgttatataacaccgttcatgacagagacttcacttcactatgatgaccataggtaacatgaccttaatcctgagtgagttgggaactcctgccattgagggcgatcatttgatttgtatgagtacgagtggccaggtcaccgattcaaatctaccattttgaggattcgtctgatttgggagctgggaactcagctacataagatggaattcactcattccccgaggtagggataagtagatagatagttcccttaagggctgatttcggggcttgaacgatgtggcgccacacacattctcttagcctgagaggtgttcacacatagttggaccatgttgtattgttcattagaggaattagtggtacttaaggagtgagatgtaactacaagggcaaaacggtaatttggtccagttgtacttacgagcatctgtgaagggtcatcgtactcgtGATTGGTCATATccgatggatatagaaatatatctgtgataagaagagttcaactgttggtttttagtagaatgtctgatagttaacggatggtggatctcgtggctaaatagtttagtcagctattcacggaccgttggagcttcaagccacaggtccattaggtcccctgggtagcttggataaagtcgagtagaggagaaaatactatagtagatatgtgatatcaaactataggataaaaatataatatgattatatttattaattaattaattgattgattatatgataattaacccaaaaatcgtGTTTGGACGTGAGTTAGTAGGaatgagtcggttattgtaaccgatgaaataaaaaaatgaaatcgttTCATTTTTTAAGTGAACGTTCAATCATCGTCCAAAGAATTTGATCGCTTAAGTgttttcgagagcctatatgatagcactctctgcctaaacgatcgtctacctcgcgcCTAATCGATTGCACgttatttcctacacgatcggatagcttctctaaacgattatATAGTGTGCCggttttgctaaacgatcgtataccttttcctaaacgatcgttcagtaaatcctacacgatcatgtagctcctcctaaacgataagcatttatGCTATGCGATAGTTTCGAAGacggtcttcaactggtatggaattCTCATCTTATTATATCTTTGTcttagcatgccgttaattaagatttgtttgcataactgtatgtattGAACGTATAATATGAATTTCGGTCAcagtgagatcggagcgatctgaacgcactcatggaactcttagatatgagatccttcaatttttcatatttagtacatattaaatttataatataaatataatattttatgatagtatTGTCATGAAAAACCTTACAAAATTATAATTCGCAACCATTGACATTaatggcaataattatttgtcatgggtgctcgaTGCCGAAATTCACCTGGACActatgaacttgggagaaacaaataaagaataaaatacgacatccagtcagaaaaaaacaaaagctatgattttttttttttgtcatcatccccacgagggattgaaaattgagtatcttacaataaaagattctcgtatcttgtggaaaaatttgaaagagaggtatggtcataaaaaaaacaactattCTTTCTAAAACTTGTTGTaaatggatgcacttgaggcaaCAAGTTTTCAAATCGGTAAGTAATTAAAACTTCGCATTATTTAAagtcagttcaaaattgttgttatgtggAGATAAATTATtgatgctgatatgttagagaagacattttatacatttcatgtctcaaatatgctccTGCATTAGCAATGTCGAGAGAATgattttaaacagtattctgaattaatttcatgtcttattgtggccaaacaaaataatgagttatagatgaaaaatcatgaatctcaaccaaccggaacaacaccattccctgaagtaaaTGCTGTGAATtctaataataatcgtggtcgaggtcgtggttGCGGTCGCGGTCAAGGTGTGaccgtggcagaggaagaaataattattattttcgtagtGGTtattctaatcatttaaatttcaaaagaactacACAAAATGATGGCACAAAGGAAAAACTTCATAAGATAAAAGTTAAAAGAGTGTTGAACATAAATGCCTCCAATGAGGAATGACTGGCCATTGGTCACGCacctgtcgtacgtcaaaacacttagttgacctctatcaagtctccctaaaggaaaaagagaaaaatgtggaagcaaattttgcataccaggataatgacatatttgactcaTCTCACacgacaaatttggatgtgacagacttctttgaatctcttgaagagaaaattggcaCAGTTGGTGACacatcaaatgtttcttttgactttgagaatatctagatttaatgttgttgttttcttttatttatcttcATGTTTGTTTTAGTCACTTTTGCATGTTttaattgttgtttttcttattgtaattattttcttttaatgaagaaacattgatcattttcatatgttgggttttaaaaaatgagcaaagaagatctatgtctggtagacagtgcaactacacacaatatttacaaataaaaaataatttttccaaattgacaatgctggaaGTAAAAGTAATACAATATCAGATTTTGCAgacttgatcgaaggttttgaaaaagcaaatattattttgcttaaaggaacaaaatttacaattgacaatgtatTGCTCTCTAGtcaattaaagagaaatcttctaagttttaaagatatacgttgcagtggttatcatattgagattgatagtaagaataatgtggaatatctatatatcatatccactgtctaaaatgaaaaacgtatattggaagagttgtctgTTTTAtcttctatattgtattacactcatatacaagtaattgaaacatatgcaacaatgaacttgaagttcatgaatccagacatatttacaatttggcacgaccgattgggtcatccaagATCTGtgatgatgaggagaattatagagaattcaaatggacacccattgaaaaaccataagattcttcaatctaattaattatcatgtgatgtttacttttaaggaaaaatgataattaaaccatcatcagctaaagtggggactagatcacctgcattttttgaacaaattcatggtgatatatgtggacccattaacccaccaaatggaccatttagatattttatggtattaatagatgcatccagcatggtcacacatgtgcttattatcaagtcgaaatcttgcatttgcaagattacttactcaaataattaagttaagagcacaatttcctgattatacaattaagatcattcgtcttgataatgctggtgaatttacatcccaagcttttgataattattgtatgttgattgggataagtgttgaacatcttgtagctcatgttcatacatgatATTGTTTAGcgtaatcatttataaaacgtttgcaattaat from Benincasa hispida cultivar B227 chromosome 10, ASM972705v1, whole genome shotgun sequence carries:
- the LOC120088326 gene encoding ribosomal RNA large subunit methyltransferase I isoform X3, which translates into the protein MQHLQSRLLKSLAISSPPAASTIQEIASTCPKVGLAKVVLKKGKAQLFKDGSPMVYSGAVDRIIGRPPPKTGDVVLVADGTEKPIGWGLYNSVSMFSVRLMQLEEEAARDSSCTLNMEKMIETRINTARELRKNLGLPSASTNAYRLVNSEGDRLSGLIIDVFGDLAVVASSAAWVEKYKAEIEDCVREIDEINHVKWRPSMDILKEEGIDASELKDTNPSTCPERTKVTENDIFYAISLEGQKTGFYADQRENRHFISTISEGQKVLDLCCYSGGFSLNAIRGGAINVTGIDSSLPALELAKENVILNSMDPERISFLKADATAFMKDALSRNESWDIVILDPPKLAPRKK
- the LOC120088326 gene encoding ribosomal RNA large subunit methyltransferase I isoform X2, with translation MQHLQSRLLKSLAISSPPAASTIQEIASTCPKGLAKVVLKKGKAQLFKDGSPMVYSGAVDRIIGRPPPKTGDVVLVADGTEKPIGWGLYNSVSMFSVRLMQLEEEAARDSSCTLNMEKMIETRINTARELRKNLGLPSASTNAYRLVNSEGDRLSGLIIDVFGDLAVVASSAAWVEKYKAEIEDCVREIDEINHVKWRPSMDILKEEGIDASELKDTNPSTCPERTKVTENDIFYAISLEGQKTGFYADQRENRHFISTISEGQKVLDLCCYSGGFSLNAIRGGAINVTGIDSSLPALELAKENVILNSMDPERISFLKADATAFMKDALSRNESWDIVILDPPKLAPRKKVLQTASGMYRTLNSLAMQLTRKGGLLMTCSCSGAMTQSGMFLQILQGAASMAKKKITVLRQAGAACDHPVDPSYPEGAYLSNILLRVL
- the LOC120088326 gene encoding ribosomal RNA large subunit methyltransferase I isoform X1; protein product: MQHLQSRLLKSLAISSPPAASTIQEIASTCPKVGLAKVVLKKGKAQLFKDGSPMVYSGAVDRIIGRPPPKTGDVVLVADGTEKPIGWGLYNSVSMFSVRLMQLEEEAARDSSCTLNMEKMIETRINTARELRKNLGLPSASTNAYRLVNSEGDRLSGLIIDVFGDLAVVASSAAWVEKYKAEIEDCVREIDEINHVKWRPSMDILKEEGIDASELKDTNPSTCPERTKVTENDIFYAISLEGQKTGFYADQRENRHFISTISEGQKVLDLCCYSGGFSLNAIRGGAINVTGIDSSLPALELAKENVILNSMDPERISFLKADATAFMKDALSRNESWDIVILDPPKLAPRKKVLQTASGMYRTLNSLAMQLTRKGGLLMTCSCSGAMTQSGMFLQILQGAASMAKKKITVLRQAGAACDHPVDPSYPEGAYLSNILLRVL